Proteins encoded by one window of Ulvibacter sp. MAR_2010_11:
- the rplO gene encoding 50S ribosomal protein L15, giving the protein MDLNNLKPAKGSVSNKGKRVGRGQGSGKGGTATRGHKGAKSRSGYSKKLGFEGGQMPLQRRVPKFGFTNVNRKEYQGVNLDVLQQLVDDKKIKDTVDFETLVGLGLAGKSEMVKILGRGELKAKLKVSAHKFTASAQKAIEAAGGEVVTL; this is encoded by the coding sequence ATGGATTTAAATAACTTAAAACCTGCAAAAGGTTCGGTTAGTAACAAAGGGAAGCGTGTAGGTCGCGGTCAAGGTTCCGGAAAAGGTGGAACTGCAACACGTGGTCATAAAGGGGCTAAGTCTCGTTCAGGATATTCCAAGAAACTTGGTTTTGAAGGTGGACAAATGCCATTACAACGTCGTGTACCTAAGTTTGGTTTCACTAATGTTAATCGTAAAGAATATCAAGGAGTGAACCTTGATGTACTTCAACAATTAGTGGACGACAAAAAGATAAAGGATACTGTAGACTTCGAAACCTTAGTTGGTTTGGGACTTGCCGGGAAAAGTGAGATGGTGAAGATTTTAGGAAGAGGAGAGCTAAAGGCGAAATTAAAAGTATCTGCACACAAGTTTACTGCCTCAGCTCAAAAAGCGATTGAAGCGGCCGGTGGTGAAGTAGTAACATTGTAA
- the rplR gene encoding 50S ribosomal protein L18 yields the protein MALSKQDRRNRLRFRIRKTISGTEQRPRLAIFRSNKEIYAQLIDDVNGKTITAASSRDKDIDASKVNKIEAAKLVGKAIAEKAVKAGVEAVAFDRGGYLYHGRVKSLAEGAREGGLKF from the coding sequence ATGGCATTATCAAAACAAGATAGAAGAAATCGTCTACGTTTTAGAATACGTAAAACTATTTCAGGAACAGAACAACGTCCGCGTTTGGCAATCTTCCGAAGTAATAAGGAGATTTATGCGCAGCTTATCGACGATGTAAACGGGAAGACAATTACCGCTGCATCTTCAAGAGATAAAGACATTGACGCTTCAAAAGTGAATAAAATTGAAGCTGCAAAATTAGTAGGAAAAGCAATTGCCGAAAAAGCTGTTAAGGCTGGTGTTGAAGCTGTGGCTTTCGACAGAGGTGGTTACCTATATCACGGAAGAGTAAAATCATTAGCTGAAGGAGCACGCGAAGGCGGCCTTAAATTCTAA
- the rplC gene encoding 50S ribosomal protein L3 — protein MSGLIGKKIGMTSIFDENGKNIPCTVIEAGPCVVTQVRTKEVDGYEALQLGFDDKKTVTKAAEGHAKKAGTVAKRKVVEFQGFEEDYKLGDTITVEHFIEGEYVDIAGTSKGKGFQGVVKRHNFGGVGQATHGQHNRLRAPGSIGAASYPARVFKGMKMAGQMGSERVKVENLRVLKVVPEKNLLVVKGCVPGHKNAYVMIEK, from the coding sequence ATGTCTGGGTTAATTGGAAAGAAGATAGGGATGACCAGCATCTTTGACGAGAACGGGAAGAATATTCCTTGTACCGTTATTGAAGCAGGACCTTGTGTTGTTACCCAAGTCAGAACCAAAGAGGTTGACGGGTACGAAGCTCTTCAACTTGGTTTCGATGACAAGAAGACTGTTACTAAGGCTGCCGAAGGGCATGCCAAAAAAGCAGGAACCGTTGCAAAACGAAAAGTCGTTGAATTCCAAGGATTTGAAGAAGATTACAAATTAGGAGATACCATAACGGTAGAACATTTTATCGAAGGAGAATACGTGGATATCGCGGGTACTTCAAAAGGTAAAGGTTTTCAAGGTGTTGTAAAGCGTCACAATTTTGGCGGTGTGGGTCAGGCGACTCACGGACAGCACAACCGATTAAGAGCTCCGGGTTCTATTGGTGCAGCCTCATATCCTGCGAGAGTTTTCAAAGGAATGAAGATGGCGGGCCAAATGGGAAGCGAACGAGTGAAAGTTGAAAATTTAAGAGTTTTAAAAGTAGTTCCTGAAAAGAATTTACTTGTGGTTAAAGGATGTGTTCCCGGCCATAAAAACGCTTATGTAATGATAGAGAAATAA
- the rplD gene encoding 50S ribosomal protein L4, which produces MKVAVLDINGKDTGRKVELSKDVFGIEPNNHAVYLDVKQYLANQRQGTHKAKERAEIAGSTRKIKKQKGTGTARAGSIKSGVFKGGGRMFGPRPRSYSFKLNKTLKRLARRSALSIKANDKAIVVLEDLNFDGPKTKNFTNVLKTLGLENKKSLFVLGELNNNVYLSSRNLKGTEVVTNSELSTYKIMNANSLVLFEGSLEGIETNLSK; this is translated from the coding sequence ATGAAGGTAGCTGTATTAGATATTAACGGAAAAGACACAGGTAGAAAGGTTGAGCTTTCTAAGGATGTGTTTGGAATAGAGCCTAACAATCACGCTGTTTACCTAGATGTGAAGCAATACCTTGCCAATCAGAGACAAGGAACTCACAAGGCCAAAGAGCGTGCAGAGATTGCCGGTTCAACCAGAAAGATCAAGAAGCAAAAAGGAACAGGTACTGCCCGTGCGGGAAGTATCAAGTCCGGTGTATTTAAAGGTGGTGGTAGAATGTTTGGTCCAAGACCAAGAAGCTATTCCTTTAAATTGAATAAAACCTTAAAGCGTTTGGCGCGTCGTTCTGCATTGAGTATCAAGGCAAATGACAAGGCAATCGTCGTATTGGAAGACCTTAATTTTGACGGGCCAAAGACGAAGAATTTTACCAATGTTTTAAAGACCTTAGGGCTTGAAAACAAAAAATCTTTGTTTGTGTTGGGAGAGTTAAATAATAATGTATATTTGTCGTCTCGCAATTTGAAAGGCACTGAAGTTGTAACTAACTCAGAATTAAGCACTTACAAAATTATGAATGCAAACAGTCTAGTGCTGTTTGAAGGTTCTTTGGAAGGAATTGAAACAAACTTAAGTAAATAG
- the rpmC gene encoding 50S ribosomal protein L29 — protein MKQSQINETSTAELQEKLSESKKAYSDLKMAHTISPLENPIQLRSHRRVIARIETELTKREVQ, from the coding sequence ATGAAACAATCACAGATAAACGAGACATCAACAGCGGAGCTTCAGGAAAAACTTTCTGAATCGAAAAAAGCATATTCAGACCTAAAAATGGCACATACCATATCACCGTTGGAGAATCCAATTCAATTGAGATCACACAGAAGAGTAATCGCAAGAATTGAGACAGAACTAACTAAAAGAGAAGTACAATAA
- the rpmD gene encoding 50S ribosomal protein L30, whose amino-acid sequence MAKIKVTKVKSAINRTKTQKRTLEALGLRKMGQTVEHENTPNILGMITKVKHLVSVETK is encoded by the coding sequence ATGGCAAAAATTAAAGTAACAAAGGTAAAGAGTGCAATTAATCGCACAAAGACCCAGAAGAGAACGCTTGAAGCACTTGGCCTTCGTAAAATGGGTCAAACGGTTGAGCATGAGAACACGCCAAATATTCTTGGTATGATAACTAAAGTTAAACACTTGGTTTCGGTAGAAACTAAATAA
- the rpsS gene encoding 30S ribosomal protein S19, producing MARSLKKGPYVHYKLENKVQQNVESNKKTVIKTWSRASMITPDFVGQTIAVHNGRQFVPVYVTENMVGHKLGEFSPTRSFRGHAGAKNKGKK from the coding sequence ATGGCAAGATCATTAAAAAAAGGACCTTACGTTCACTACAAGTTAGAGAATAAAGTACAGCAAAATGTTGAGTCTAATAAGAAGACAGTAATCAAAACCTGGTCACGTGCTTCTATGATTACTCCCGATTTTGTTGGACAAACCATCGCGGTTCATAACGGACGTCAATTCGTTCCCGTATATGTAACTGAAAATATGGTAGGACATAAACTAGGAGAATTTTCACCTACACGATCATTCCGTGGTCACGCTGGTGCAAAAAATAAAGGAAAAAAATAA
- the rplX gene encoding 50S ribosomal protein L24, translating into MAKLKIKSGDTVVVTSGEHKGSEGKVLRVILEKNKAIVEGVNTVKKHEKPSAANPQGGITEKEAPIHISNLSLVDPKSGEATRVGYRMEDGKKVRFSKKSNQVL; encoded by the coding sequence ATGGCAAAGCTTAAAATAAAATCGGGAGATACTGTAGTAGTTACCTCAGGAGAACACAAAGGTTCTGAAGGTAAAGTACTAAGAGTTATTCTTGAGAAAAACAAAGCAATAGTAGAAGGAGTGAATACAGTAAAGAAGCACGAGAAACCTAGCGCAGCTAATCCTCAAGGCGGAATTACCGAAAAAGAGGCTCCTATTCATATTTCTAATCTTTCACTAGTAGATCCTAAATCGGGAGAAGCAACACGTGTTGGATATAGAATGGAAGATGGTAAAAAAGTACGATTTTCTAAAAAATCGAATCAAGTATTATAG
- the rpsH gene encoding 30S ribosomal protein S8, producing the protein MTTDPIADFLTRIRNAVKAGHRVVEIPASNLKKEITKILFEQGFVLSYKFEDDKGPQGTIKIALKYDKLTKDPVIKKIQRISKPGLRKYASSTELPRILNGLGIAIVSTSHGVMTGKQAREQKVGGEVLCYVY; encoded by the coding sequence ATGACAACAGATCCAATAGCAGATTTTCTAACTAGAATTAGAAATGCAGTGAAAGCAGGACATCGCGTAGTTGAGATTCCCGCTTCCAATCTTAAAAAAGAGATCACAAAAATCTTGTTTGAACAGGGTTTTGTTTTAAGCTACAAATTTGAAGACGATAAAGGACCTCAGGGTACTATCAAAATCGCCTTAAAATATGACAAGCTTACCAAAGATCCTGTAATTAAGAAGATTCAAAGAATAAGTAAACCAGGTTTACGTAAATATGCAAGTTCAACCGAACTACCTCGTATCTTAAATGGATTGGGTATCGCAATTGTTTCTACTTCTCATGGAGTAATGACAGGCAAGCAAGCCAGAGAGCAAAAAGTAGGTGGTGAAGTATTGTGTTACGTTTACTAA
- the rplB gene encoding 50S ribosomal protein L2, whose amino-acid sequence MSVRKLKPITPGQRFRVVNGFDAITTDKPEKSLLAPNKRSGGRNSQGKMTMRYIGGGHKRKYRIIDFKRDKAGIPATVASIEYDPNRTAFIALLNYQDGEKRYVIAQNGLQVGQNIVSGESVAPEIGNAMLLSAIPLGTIISCLELRPGQGAVLARSAGAFAQLMARDGRYATVKLPSGETRMVLVTCMATIGAVSNSDHQLLVSGKAGRSRWLGRRPRTRPVVMNPVDHPMGGGEGKSSGGHPRSRNGIPAKGYRTRSKTKSSNKYIIERRKK is encoded by the coding sequence ATGTCAGTAAGAAAATTAAAACCTATCACCCCAGGTCAGCGATTTAGAGTTGTAAATGGATTTGACGCCATTACAACTGATAAGCCGGAGAAAAGTTTATTAGCTCCGAATAAAAGATCTGGTGGTAGAAACAGTCAAGGAAAAATGACCATGCGCTATATAGGTGGTGGTCATAAGAGAAAATATCGAATTATCGATTTTAAGCGTGACAAAGCGGGAATTCCTGCAACAGTTGCGTCTATAGAATACGATCCAAACCGTACCGCTTTTATTGCGTTGCTTAATTACCAGGATGGTGAAAAGCGCTATGTAATTGCACAAAACGGACTTCAAGTTGGGCAGAATATTGTTTCCGGTGAGAGCGTTGCTCCTGAAATTGGAAACGCCATGTTACTTTCTGCTATTCCATTAGGTACAATTATTTCTTGTTTAGAGTTACGTCCCGGGCAAGGTGCTGTTTTAGCGCGTAGTGCTGGTGCGTTTGCTCAATTAATGGCAAGAGATGGTAGATATGCTACTGTAAAATTACCATCGGGAGAAACTCGTATGGTATTAGTTACTTGTATGGCAACTATCGGTGCTGTTTCTAACAGTGACCACCAGTTGTTAGTATCCGGTAAAGCGGGTAGATCCAGATGGTTAGGAAGAAGACCTCGTACAAGACCGGTAGTGATGAACCCAGTTGATCACCCAATGGGTGGTGGTGAAGGTAAATCTTCAGGAGGGCACCCACGTTCTAGAAACGGTATTCCTGCAAAAGGATACAGAACTCGTTCTAAAACGAAATCGAGTAACAAATACATTATCGAACGTAGAAAGAAATAA
- the rplP gene encoding 50S ribosomal protein L16 gives MLQPKRTKYRKMQKGRMKGNAGRGNQLAYGTFGIKSLDSNFLTARQIEAARIAATRYMKREGSIWIMIFPDKPITKKPLEVRMGKGKGAVEYWAAVVKPGRMLFEVSGVTLETAKEALRLAAQKLPVKTKFIMSRDYQA, from the coding sequence ATGTTACAACCTAAGAGAACAAAATACCGTAAAATGCAAAAGGGCCGTATGAAGGGGAATGCCGGTCGCGGTAACCAACTTGCCTACGGAACCTTTGGTATTAAGTCTTTAGATTCAAATTTCTTGACAGCGCGTCAAATAGAAGCAGCTCGTATTGCCGCTACCCGTTATATGAAAAGGGAAGGTTCTATCTGGATTATGATTTTTCCTGATAAACCAATCACTAAAAAGCCTCTCGAGGTTCGTATGGGTAAAGGTAAAGGTGCAGTAGAATATTGGGCAGCAGTTGTTAAACCGGGTAGAATGTTGTTTGAAGTTTCCGGAGTTACTTTGGAAACTGCCAAAGAAGCCTTGCGCCTTGCGGCTCAAAAGCTTCCGGTAAAAACAAAATTTATCATGTCTAGAGATTATCAAGCTTAA
- the rplW gene encoding 50S ribosomal protein L23, translating to MNILIKPIITEKATKDAEDKNVFGFVVNPKANKVEIKKAVEAAYGVSVTGVRTMNVRPDRKTRFTKTGVQTGKTNAYKKAIVQVAEGDTIDFYSNI from the coding sequence ATGAATATCTTAATAAAACCTATAATTACGGAAAAAGCTACTAAAGATGCCGAAGACAAAAATGTTTTTGGTTTTGTAGTAAACCCAAAGGCGAACAAGGTAGAAATCAAAAAAGCGGTTGAGGCTGCTTATGGAGTTTCTGTTACCGGAGTTCGTACAATGAATGTCCGCCCCGATAGAAAGACTCGTTTTACAAAAACGGGGGTTCAAACTGGTAAAACAAATGCTTATAAAAAAGCAATTGTACAGGTGGCGGAAGGTGATACAATAGATTTTTACAGTAACATCTAA
- the rplN gene encoding 50S ribosomal protein L14 yields the protein MIQQESRLKVADNTGAKEVLTIRVLGGTKKRYASIGDKIVVTVKEATPNGNIKKGAVSTAVVVRTVKEVRRPDGSYIRFDDNACVLLNPQGEMRGTRVFGPVARELRDKQFMKIVSLAPEVL from the coding sequence ATGATACAACAAGAATCAAGACTTAAAGTAGCAGACAACACCGGCGCCAAAGAAGTGCTAACAATTAGAGTGTTGGGCGGGACAAAGAAAAGATATGCTTCTATTGGAGATAAGATTGTAGTTACTGTAAAGGAAGCTACACCCAATGGAAACATTAAAAAAGGTGCCGTTTCTACTGCAGTAGTGGTACGTACCGTGAAAGAAGTAAGAAGACCGGACGGATCGTATATCCGTTTCGACGACAATGCTTGTGTATTGCTTAACCCACAAGGGGAAATGAGAGGTACACGTGTTTTTGGACCGGTTGCCAGAGAACTTCGTGATAAACAATTTATGAAAATAGTATCATTGGCGCCTGAGGTGCTTTAA
- the rpsJ gene encoding 30S ribosomal protein S10, translated as MSQKIRIKLKSYDHNLVDKSAEKIVKTVKSTGAVVTGPIPLPTHKKIFTVLRSPHVNKKSREQFQLSSYKRLLDIYSSSSKTIDALMKLELPSGVEVEIKV; from the coding sequence ATGAGTCAAAAAATAAGAATTAAACTAAAATCTTACGATCACAATTTAGTGGACAAATCTGCTGAAAAAATTGTAAAGACCGTAAAGAGTACCGGTGCAGTAGTAACAGGACCAATCCCGTTACCAACACACAAGAAGATATTTACAGTGTTACGTTCACCACACGTAAACAAGAAGAGTAGAGAACAATTCCAATTAAGCTCTTACAAGAGATTGTTGGATATCTACAGCTCTTCTTCAAAAACCATTGATGCTCTAATGAAGTTAGAGTTGCCAAGTGGTGTTGAGGTGGAAATAAAAGTTTAG
- the rplE gene encoding 50S ribosomal protein L5, giving the protein MAYTPRLKGEYKSRIINALTDEFGYKNVMQVPKLERIVVSRGVGAAVADKKLIDYSVDELTNITGQKAIATISKKDIANFKLRKGMPIGAMVTLRGERMYEFLDRLVTSALPRVRDFNGIKATGFDGRGNYSLGVTEQIIFPEIDIDKVKKIEGLNITFVTSAETDKEAKALLTELGLPFKKN; this is encoded by the coding sequence ATGGCATATACACCAAGACTTAAGGGAGAGTACAAGAGCAGAATTATAAATGCTCTTACAGATGAGTTTGGATACAAAAATGTAATGCAGGTACCAAAACTAGAGCGCATTGTTGTGTCTCGTGGAGTAGGTGCTGCCGTTGCAGACAAAAAACTTATCGATTACTCTGTAGACGAATTGACGAACATTACAGGTCAAAAAGCAATTGCAACTATTTCTAAAAAGGATATTGCAAACTTTAAACTTCGTAAAGGAATGCCAATTGGAGCTATGGTTACGTTACGTGGTGAGCGTATGTACGAGTTTTTAGACAGACTTGTTACTTCAGCGCTGCCAAGGGTACGTGATTTCAACGGAATTAAAGCAACAGGATTTGATGGTAGAGGTAATTACTCTTTGGGTGTTACTGAACAAATCATCTTCCCTGAAATTGATATCGACAAGGTAAAGAAGATTGAAGGATTGAACATTACGTTTGTTACTTCAGCCGAAACCGATAAAGAAGCAAAAGCATTACTAACTGAACTAGGTTTACCTTTTAAAAAGAACTAA
- the rplF gene encoding 50S ribosomal protein L6, translated as MSRIGNNPVAIPTGVTVEIKDNVITVKGKLGELTQEYSDVAIKVEDGNAFVERPSDAKDHRAKHGLYRSLINNMIKGVSTGWTKELELVGVGYRATNQGQKLDLAIGYSHNIVLEIAPEVKVEAIAEKGKNPVIKLTSHDKQLVGQVAAKIRGFRKPEPYKGKGIKFVGEQLRRKAGKSA; from the coding sequence ATGTCAAGAATAGGTAATAACCCGGTAGCAATTCCAACAGGAGTTACAGTTGAAATAAAAGACAACGTGATTACTGTAAAAGGAAAATTAGGAGAATTAACTCAGGAATATTCCGATGTGGCTATAAAGGTAGAAGATGGAAATGCTTTTGTTGAGCGTCCTTCCGATGCAAAAGATCACAGAGCAAAACACGGTTTGTACAGATCGCTAATCAACAATATGATTAAAGGTGTGTCAACAGGATGGACAAAAGAGCTGGAATTAGTAGGAGTTGGATACAGAGCGACAAATCAAGGACAAAAATTAGATTTGGCCATTGGTTATTCTCACAACATAGTATTGGAAATTGCTCCTGAAGTGAAAGTTGAGGCTATCGCTGAAAAAGGAAAGAATCCAGTAATAAAATTAACGTCTCACGACAAACAATTGGTTGGACAGGTAGCTGCGAAAATTCGTGGATTCCGTAAGCCGGAACCTTACAAAGGAAAAGGTATCAAGTTTGTTGGTGAACAATTAAGAAGAAAAGCAGGTAAATCTGCATAA
- the rplV gene encoding 50S ribosomal protein L22: MGVRKRERAEQIKEAKKTMYFAKLNNCPTSPRKMRLMADLIRGEKVNKALNILKFSSKESSRRLEKLVLSAIANWQAKNEDASVEDADLFVKEIRVDGGTMLKRLRPAPQGRAHRIRKRSNHVTLVLGANDNTQSN, translated from the coding sequence ATGGGAGTTCGTAAAAGAGAAAGAGCAGAGCAAATCAAGGAAGCAAAGAAGACAATGTACTTTGCCAAATTGAACAATTGCCCAACATCACCCAGAAAAATGCGTCTAATGGCGGATTTGATTAGAGGTGAAAAAGTGAACAAAGCGCTTAATATTTTAAAGTTCAGTTCTAAGGAATCATCACGTCGTTTGGAAAAACTTGTTTTGTCTGCAATTGCAAACTGGCAAGCTAAAAACGAGGATGCTTCTGTAGAAGACGCAGATCTTTTTGTTAAAGAAATCCGTGTGGATGGTGGAACGATGTTGAAAAGACTTCGTCCTGCACCACAGGGTCGCGCACACCGAATTAGAAAACGTTCCAATCACGTAACACTCGTGTTAGGAGCTAACGATAACACACAAAGCAATTAA
- the rpsC gene encoding 30S ribosomal protein S3 translates to MGQKTNPIGNRLGIIRGWESNWYGGNDYGDKLAEDDKIRKYVHARLSKASVSRVIIERTLKLVTVTITTARPGIIIGKGGQEVDKLKEELKKITGKEVQINIHEIKRPELDAFLVGASVARQIENRISYRRAIKMAIAAAMRMNAEGIKIQISGRLNGAEMARSESYKDGRIPLSTFRADIDYALVEAHTTYGRLGVKVWIMKGEVYGKRELSPLVGMTKKGGKNTNSGGRGGNNKARRRK, encoded by the coding sequence ATGGGACAGAAGACAAATCCAATCGGGAATCGCCTAGGTATTATTAGAGGATGGGAATCCAACTGGTACGGAGGTAATGACTACGGTGATAAATTAGCCGAAGACGACAAGATTAGAAAATATGTTCATGCTCGTTTAAGTAAAGCCAGTGTGTCCAGAGTAATTATTGAGCGTACGCTTAAGCTTGTAACCGTTACTATTACTACAGCTCGTCCCGGTATCATTATCGGTAAGGGAGGTCAGGAAGTAGACAAGCTAAAAGAAGAGCTTAAAAAAATTACAGGTAAAGAGGTTCAGATCAACATTCATGAGATCAAAAGACCCGAATTAGATGCTTTCTTAGTAGGAGCTAGTGTTGCAAGACAAATTGAAAACAGAATTTCATACCGTCGTGCAATTAAAATGGCTATCGCTGCTGCAATGCGTATGAACGCGGAAGGGATTAAAATTCAAATTTCAGGTCGATTAAATGGTGCTGAAATGGCACGTTCAGAATCCTATAAGGATGGACGTATTCCTTTATCGACATTTAGAGCCGATATTGACTATGCTTTAGTTGAGGCGCACACTACCTATGGTAGATTGGGTGTTAAAGTATGGATTATGAAAGGTGAAGTATATGGAAAAAGAGAACTTTCTCCCCTAGTTGGAATGACCAAAAAGGGTGGAAAAAATACTAATTCCGGAGGACGAGGTGGCAATAATAAAGCCCGTCGTAGAAAGTAA
- the rpsQ gene encoding 30S ribosomal protein S17 produces MEEKRNLRKERIGVVTSNKMEKSIVVAEVKKVKHPMYGKFVLKTKKYVAHDEKNDCNEGDTVKIMETRPLSKTKSWRLVEIIERAK; encoded by the coding sequence ATGGAAGAAAAAAGAAACTTAAGAAAAGAACGTATAGGTGTAGTTACCAGTAACAAAATGGAAAAATCCATTGTTGTTGCCGAAGTAAAAAAAGTAAAGCACCCTATGTACGGAAAGTTCGTGTTAAAAACGAAAAAATACGTTGCACACGACGAGAAAAACGACTGTAACGAAGGCGATACTGTAAAGATCATGGAAACAAGACCTTTAAGTAAGACCAAGAGTTGGAGGTTAGTAGAAATAATTGAAAGAGCGAAGTAA
- the rpsE gene encoding 30S ribosomal protein S5: MYQDYKNVELVKPGGLELKDRLVGVQRVTKVTKGGRAFGFSAIVVVGDENGVVGHGLGKSKDVASAIAKAIEDAKKNLVRIPLNKVTLPHEQKGKYGGARVNLLPAAPGTGVIAGGAVRAVLEAVGVHDVLSKSQGSSNPHNVVKATFDALLQLRSAQTVAKQRGISLEKLYKG; the protein is encoded by the coding sequence ATGTATCAAGATTATAAAAACGTAGAATTAGTAAAACCAGGAGGTCTTGAATTAAAAGATCGTTTAGTAGGCGTTCAACGTGTTACTAAGGTAACTAAAGGGGGTAGAGCCTTCGGATTTTCAGCTATTGTTGTAGTAGGTGATGAGAATGGTGTTGTAGGACACGGTCTTGGAAAGTCTAAAGATGTAGCAAGTGCAATTGCAAAAGCTATTGAAGATGCCAAGAAGAACCTTGTTCGTATTCCGTTAAACAAAGTAACACTTCCTCACGAGCAAAAAGGAAAATATGGTGGAGCAAGAGTAAACCTTTTACCTGCCGCTCCGGGTACCGGAGTAATTGCCGGAGGAGCTGTACGTGCGGTATTGGAAGCAGTTGGAGTTCACGATGTATTGTCTAAGTCACAAGGGTCTTCTAATCCACATAACGTGGTAAAAGCGACCTTTGATGCCTTATTGCAATTGCGAAGTGCACAAACTGTAGCAAAACAGCGTGGTATCTCTTTGGAGAAATTATATAAAGGATAA
- the rpsN gene encoding 30S ribosomal protein S14: MAKESMKAREVKRAKTVAKYAEKRKALKEAGDWEGLQKLPKNASPIRMHNRCKLTGRPKGYMRTFGLSRVIFREMANQGLIPGVRKASW, translated from the coding sequence ATGGCTAAAGAATCAATGAAAGCCCGTGAGGTTAAAAGAGCAAAAACGGTAGCAAAATATGCCGAAAAGCGCAAAGCACTTAAAGAAGCTGGCGACTGGGAAGGTTTACAAAAACTGCCTAAAAATGCTTCACCAATACGTATGCACAACCGTTGCAAACTAACAGGAAGACCTAAGGGATATATGAGAACTTTTGGACTTTCACGTGTAATATTCCGTGAAATGGCTAATCAAGGTCTAATACCAGGTGTTCGAAAAGCAAGTTGGTAA